One segment of Paenibacillus sp. FSL R7-0337 DNA contains the following:
- a CDS encoding phosphopantetheine-binding protein yields the protein MDKEQTVSQLRQLMSEQLELSLPDVIKEEDRLYEDLNVDSIMVLQLVVYIEEVFNVTVPEEEMDPAVFQTVGSLVDFIHALKGEHIKS from the coding sequence ATGGATAAGGAACAAACGGTATCTCAATTGAGGCAGCTCATGTCCGAACAATTGGAGCTCTCTCTCCCGGACGTCATTAAAGAGGAAGATCGGCTGTACGAAGACTTAAACGTAGATTCGATCATGGTACTCCAATTGGTGGTATACATCGAGGAAGTGTTCAACGTAACTGTGCCTGAGGAGGAGATGGATCCTGCCGTCTTCCAAACGGTCGGTTCTTTAGTCGATTTCATCCACGCCCTTAAGGGGGAGCACATCAAATCTTAA
- a CDS encoding acyl carrier protein, which produces MMINVNAQDIVQFVIDRVADLTSRPELAEELNGDAPLEDAGVDSVLLVNLMMQIEQQYDIFYEDDELLQENFATARLISQRILAKRAVQTEV; this is translated from the coding sequence ATGATGATTAACGTGAATGCACAGGATATCGTACAATTCGTGATTGATCGGGTGGCCGATTTGACCTCCAGACCGGAGCTGGCGGAGGAATTGAATGGGGACGCACCGCTAGAGGATGCAGGCGTGGATTCAGTGCTGCTGGTCAACCTGATGATGCAGATTGAACAGCAGTACGACATTTTTTACGAGGACGACGAGCTTCTGCAGGAGAACTTCGCCACCGCGCGTTTGATCTCACAACGCATATTGGCCAAACGGGCCGTTCAAACCGAGGTTTGA
- a CDS encoding DUF6005 family protein, with translation MKQAHCFLNGLGYGLEQAGWDERPLYIGAWDAPFSVTEDGKLTYFSADITPSEYLRLFTRLYGEGAMEWYDYGADKLVNLKKFLEVLRRNPDLPVLVQLDLFHMPYQKRTFQTMHQPHFVIVHGMRGDQFVVYDRYFEWEGLVATSHVHDAFLSNELGGGLLLHPEWLHAPDAHEVARIFEDTIETDPGERSLTGMVRRRIMQTVESPDRYPPGALKDAVSQLGILAKRKYSYGLLYQYFSEALNQGTELYQEQLEGFIRMWSTLAYLAIRTSMPGRTGEIGLLVDKVEQLHRTEQQLKGELIDVYHRWKLRFACGVQT, from the coding sequence GTGAAACAAGCCCATTGCTTTCTGAACGGACTCGGTTATGGCTTGGAGCAAGCCGGATGGGATGAACGTCCGCTCTATATCGGTGCTTGGGACGCGCCATTCAGCGTTACGGAGGACGGCAAGCTGACCTATTTCTCAGCGGACATCACACCGTCCGAATATTTGCGGCTGTTTACCCGCCTGTACGGGGAAGGGGCCATGGAGTGGTATGATTACGGGGCCGACAAGCTCGTCAACCTGAAGAAGTTTCTGGAGGTCCTGCGGCGTAATCCGGATCTTCCTGTTTTGGTACAGCTCGACCTGTTTCATATGCCCTATCAAAAAAGAACGTTTCAAACCATGCATCAGCCCCATTTTGTCATCGTACACGGAATGCGGGGCGATCAATTCGTGGTATACGACCGCTATTTTGAATGGGAAGGGTTAGTGGCCACGAGCCATGTACACGATGCTTTTCTGAGCAATGAGCTGGGCGGGGGACTGCTGCTTCATCCCGAATGGCTCCATGCGCCGGACGCTCACGAGGTGGCGAGAATCTTCGAGGATACGATAGAGACCGATCCGGGTGAACGATCGCTAACCGGCATGGTGAGGCGGAGGATTATGCAGACGGTGGAATCGCCCGATAGGTATCCGCCCGGGGCCTTGAAGGATGCTGTATCCCAGCTCGGCATCCTCGCCAAACGCAAATACAGCTACGGGCTGCTGTATCAATATTTTTCGGAAGCGCTTAATCAAGGTACGGAGCTGTATCAGGAGCAGCTGGAAGGATTCATAAGAATGTGGAGTACGCTCGCATACCTGGCGATCCGTACGTCTATGCCGGGACGAACCGGAGAAATCGGACTGCTGGTGGATAAGGTGGAGCAGCTGCACAGGACGGAGCAACAGCTGAAGGGGGAATTGATCGATGTCTATCATCGCTGGAAACTTCGATTTGCATGCGGAGTGCAGACCTAG
- a CDS encoding glycosyltransferase family 4 protein: MSIIAGNFDLHAECRPRVGCFDGHSPRLNERVIDDKWTGYLAEYTELIRIPPVRFAKIFGGSLRQFSKQPMSSLPQASERLARLCEEYGIDTLYVNAPYFMPYLMLVRSFSKLPLRFMVIAHSVASARWLTNWLSCAPWITEQDVLLASTESCRQALVNLSPRYAHAHKIPLCIDTLLAAEPVRPLAGKRLLSIGRLEEVKNIHVLLEAMAEIKQRVPDTVLTVAGEYTGSLQEADRYKERLEAIVAEYRLEQTVEFTGPVHGSEKDRLFQESRLLVNLSTDPGETFGFNLLEAKAHGLPVVCTNWDGFRELLVDGVDGSFVQVDWTGEHPKIDLGGLVRSCTEVLLDEKLHDNLSQGARLGALMYDYRTIMPQIRRLLNAPLGQIAGEAEETALLESSMRTLNEIYHCSLLEASGCLNESPLSVLDWQPQGDTGEWMRRVKPLIQHFAGRNHHAHV, from the coding sequence ATGTCTATCATCGCTGGAAACTTCGATTTGCATGCGGAGTGCAGACCTAGGGTGGGCTGCTTCGACGGCCATTCCCCCCGGTTGAACGAACGGGTGATTGATGACAAGTGGACAGGGTATCTGGCTGAATATACGGAGCTCATCCGCATTCCGCCGGTACGCTTTGCCAAGATCTTCGGGGGTTCGCTTCGCCAGTTCTCCAAGCAGCCGATGTCTTCGCTTCCGCAAGCATCGGAGCGGCTGGCCCGATTATGCGAGGAATACGGAATCGATACGCTTTATGTGAACGCTCCTTATTTCATGCCTTACTTGATGCTGGTTCGGAGCTTCTCCAAGCTTCCGCTTCGCTTCATGGTTATCGCCCATTCCGTCGCATCCGCCCGTTGGCTGACAAACTGGCTGTCCTGTGCACCTTGGATTACAGAACAGGATGTGCTGCTTGCCAGTACGGAATCCTGCAGACAGGCGCTGGTTAATCTCTCACCCCGGTATGCACATGCCCATAAGATCCCGTTATGCATCGACACCTTGCTGGCTGCGGAGCCGGTTCGGCCGCTTGCCGGTAAACGTCTGTTATCCATCGGCCGGCTGGAAGAGGTGAAGAACATTCATGTGCTCTTAGAGGCTATGGCGGAAATCAAGCAGCGTGTCCCGGACACTGTATTGACGGTTGCCGGAGAATATACGGGGTCTTTGCAGGAAGCGGACCGATATAAAGAACGGCTTGAAGCCATCGTAGCGGAATATAGACTGGAGCAAACCGTGGAGTTTACAGGTCCCGTCCACGGGAGTGAGAAAGACCGCCTGTTCCAAGAATCCAGGCTTCTGGTCAACCTCTCCACCGATCCGGGAGAGACGTTTGGCTTCAACCTCCTGGAAGCGAAAGCCCACGGTCTTCCTGTGGTCTGCACCAACTGGGACGGTTTCCGGGAGCTGCTTGTTGACGGCGTGGACGGTTCCTTCGTCCAGGTAGATTGGACCGGTGAACATCCGAAGATAGATCTGGGCGGGCTGGTTCGAAGCTGCACCGAGGTCCTGCTGGATGAGAAGCTTCACGACAATCTCTCGCAAGGAGCGCGGCTTGGCGCTCTAATGTACGACTATCGCACCATCATGCCGCAGATCAGGAGGCTCCTGAATGCTCCCCTTGGACAGATAGCGGGTGAGGCGGAGGAGACCGCCCTGCTGGAATCTTCTATGAGAACGCTGAACGAAATCTATCATTGCAGCTTATTGGAAGCGTCAGGCTGTTTGAATGAATCGCCGCTGTCGGTTCTGGATTGGCAGCCGCAGGGTGACACGGGGGAATGGATGCGCAGGGTGAAGCCGCTTATTCAACATTTTGCCGGGAGGAACCATCATGCACACGTTTAA
- a CDS encoding ABC transporter ATP-binding protein: MHTFKLFRRLAPYVKIKWNLTLIAYVCTFLQLGLVMLQPLIFAYLIDHVLIGGNRKLIVPLLSLSLGIGVLSIVFLFIRVGLFRYLGICNMLDIRNELLKHVRQIPIPEIQKEGPGKFSALLGMDTATMGNFLNHILVEITSQLFMMLISLGILYYMDWRLGIVATLSIPFLLWVPGLFRNPVARYSSAVRTHNEEIGTYLYEAIESSQEIRALGLEGWERKRNETMYKGLVKASTRETLYAVMSFQISGFVISLILAAIYWIGSDQVLHQMMTVGMMVASVTYLQNALNPVQQINNFFRELQGAEVAMGRIEQFIQTPIDPYSENERKQASPAREPQLETTPSDIEVCSLRVGYGGTEILKDLSLSLSPGKVYAFVGRSGSGKSTLFRALIGMMPVLEGEIRIGGQNLEEMTRSAISRKVGIVFQEPYLFRGTLMENIAVGNLDATEEMVMQAALNARLGSLLDQLPDGLHTKIDHRGFQLSGGQRQRLAIARVLLHNPDILILDEPTSALDQLTEIELMDSIRQVMAGKTVLVATHRLQTIINADRILVMENGCLVAEGDHEELMNQSAEYYAMASTFERDTSVAGQASHKEGVPV, translated from the coding sequence ATGCACACGTTTAAACTGTTCCGACGTCTTGCTCCCTACGTGAAGATCAAATGGAATTTAACCTTGATCGCTTATGTTTGTACGTTCCTGCAATTGGGACTCGTCATGCTTCAGCCCTTAATCTTCGCCTATCTGATCGACCACGTGCTGATTGGCGGAAACCGTAAACTGATTGTCCCGCTGCTTAGCCTTTCCTTGGGAATAGGCGTTCTCTCCATCGTGTTCCTGTTTATCCGGGTAGGTCTGTTCCGCTATCTGGGCATCTGTAATATGCTGGATATCCGGAACGAGCTGTTGAAGCATGTCCGGCAGATCCCCATTCCGGAAATTCAGAAGGAAGGCCCCGGGAAATTCTCGGCCTTGCTCGGGATGGATACCGCTACGATGGGAAATTTCCTCAACCACATCCTGGTCGAGATTACCTCACAGCTGTTTATGATGCTGATATCCCTCGGAATCCTGTACTATATGGACTGGCGGCTTGGCATCGTTGCGACGCTTAGCATCCCCTTCCTCTTATGGGTGCCAGGGCTGTTCCGCAACCCTGTGGCGCGTTATTCGTCCGCCGTTCGAACCCATAATGAAGAGATCGGAACCTATCTCTATGAAGCGATCGAAAGTTCGCAAGAAATCCGGGCTTTAGGACTAGAGGGATGGGAACGGAAGCGGAATGAAACGATGTACAAGGGGCTGGTGAAGGCCAGCACCCGGGAAACGCTGTATGCCGTTATGTCGTTTCAAATCAGTGGATTTGTGATTAGCCTGATCCTGGCTGCCATCTATTGGATCGGCAGCGATCAGGTGCTCCACCAAATGATGACCGTCGGTATGATGGTTGCTTCCGTAACCTATCTGCAGAACGCTCTGAATCCGGTACAGCAGATTAACAACTTTTTCAGAGAGCTTCAAGGCGCGGAAGTTGCCATGGGCAGAATCGAGCAATTTATCCAGACCCCGATCGATCCCTATTCGGAAAACGAGAGGAAGCAGGCTTCGCCTGCAAGGGAGCCTCAGCTTGAAACAACGCCGTCCGATATCGAAGTGTGCAGTCTGCGCGTCGGGTACGGTGGAACGGAAATCTTGAAGGATCTGTCACTGTCGCTGTCTCCGGGCAAGGTTTATGCTTTCGTCGGGCGAAGCGGGTCTGGGAAATCCACCCTTTTCCGGGCGCTTATTGGGATGATGCCCGTGCTCGAAGGTGAAATTCGAATCGGCGGACAGAATCTGGAGGAGATGACCCGCAGCGCGATCAGCCGCAAGGTTGGCATCGTGTTCCAGGAGCCTTACTTGTTCCGGGGTACCCTTATGGAAAATATTGCTGTCGGGAACCTGGACGCAACGGAGGAGATGGTCATGCAAGCAGCCCTGAATGCGCGGCTAGGATCTCTGCTGGATCAACTGCCGGACGGACTCCACACGAAGATTGACCATAGAGGCTTCCAGCTATCTGGCGGACAGCGGCAGAGGCTGGCTATTGCGCGTGTCCTCTTGCATAATCCCGATATTCTTATCCTGGACGAACCGACCTCCGCCTTGGACCAGCTTACGGAGATTGAACTCATGGATTCCATACGCCAAGTCATGGCGGGCAAGACGGTTCTGGTAGCCACCCATCGCCTGCAAACCATTATAAACGCGGACCGTATTCTGGTGATGGAGAACGGTTGTCTGGTGGCGGAAGGCGACCACGAAGAGCTCATGAATCAATCGGCTGAGTATTATGCTATGGCATCGACCTTCGAGCGGGATACATCTGTGGCCGGACAGGCATCTCACAAGGAGGGGGTCCCGGTATGA
- a CDS encoding class I adenylate-forming enzyme family protein, whose protein sequence is MNGTGTLRELFQRARRHDRGITYAARSGESDWTSYAELGNRMDLLAERLKQEQLRPNFIGAVWMAPTPECLAVIGAVILAGGIPLPIHSYMPGQDMLRLIRKFEPEAVFVSEEKLPILAEWDRQGEELPFCLYAGMASGPVAGIGADPRSVRRYTPPEDTRMIFLSSGSTGEPKGIMLSDHNMLSNMDAILDYTALCDGDIVLLSKSLGYCSTIVGEWFAAMASGANLVLSGGFVHPFEMIQCVRTNKVTFLCTVPSAILPLIHSAKWAAEDLMPLRQMLIVGGPMPAVMLLRLADRLPHVRLTPSYGLTEASPRVSYLPYAQLRTKPQSAGIPINGIELAIVQDGREAATGESGEVVVRGPNVMIGYYDDPDRTREILGPLGLHTRDTGYLDEDGYLHLTGRTDNALLVGGHTVYPEAVESVLLSLPGVADAAVSAVEDLQWGHRLIAVIVSEASTEPVSHLELHAWCLKRLSPALRPRDFRFVTALPRTASGKLDRKALKSMVKEEDHVHRA, encoded by the coding sequence ATGAATGGCACAGGCACCCTCAGGGAATTGTTTCAACGTGCACGAAGGCATGACCGGGGAATCACTTACGCGGCACGAAGCGGCGAGTCCGATTGGACAAGCTATGCGGAACTCGGAAACCGCATGGACCTTCTCGCTGAACGGCTGAAGCAGGAGCAGCTGCGTCCGAATTTTATCGGGGCCGTCTGGATGGCTCCGACGCCGGAGTGTCTGGCTGTCATCGGGGCAGTCATTTTGGCCGGAGGCATTCCGCTCCCCATCCATAGCTACATGCCAGGACAGGATATGCTTCGCCTCATCCGCAAATTTGAACCCGAAGCTGTATTCGTCTCTGAAGAGAAGCTTCCAATCCTTGCGGAATGGGACAGGCAAGGAGAAGAGTTGCCATTCTGCCTGTATGCAGGTATGGCAAGCGGACCGGTTGCAGGAATCGGCGCCGATCCGCGGTCGGTACGCCGGTACACGCCGCCAGAGGACACGCGGATGATATTCCTCTCCTCCGGTTCGACGGGAGAGCCGAAGGGTATCATGCTGAGCGACCACAACATGCTGTCCAATATGGACGCGATCCTGGACTACACGGCTCTGTGCGACGGGGACATCGTTCTGCTCTCGAAGTCACTGGGGTATTGCTCGACCATTGTTGGGGAATGGTTTGCCGCCATGGCCTCTGGAGCCAATCTTGTTCTAAGCGGGGGCTTCGTGCATCCCTTCGAGATGATCCAGTGCGTCCGTACGAACAAGGTGACCTTCTTATGCACTGTGCCGTCTGCGATCCTGCCTCTAATCCATTCCGCCAAATGGGCGGCGGAGGATCTGATGCCGCTCCGGCAGATGCTCATTGTCGGCGGCCCGATGCCTGCCGTCATGCTGCTTCGTTTGGCTGACCGTCTGCCTCACGTGCGGCTGACGCCTTCCTATGGACTGACCGAAGCCTCTCCGCGCGTCTCGTATTTGCCCTACGCTCAGTTGAGGACGAAACCGCAATCCGCCGGGATACCCATTAACGGCATCGAGCTGGCCATCGTTCAGGACGGAAGGGAGGCGGCCACAGGGGAGAGTGGTGAGGTGGTCGTTCGGGGGCCGAATGTGATGATCGGCTATTATGACGATCCGGATCGCACCCGCGAGATCCTAGGCCCCCTCGGCCTGCATACCCGGGATACCGGGTATCTGGACGAGGATGGATATTTGCACTTGACCGGGCGAACCGATAACGCTCTCCTTGTCGGGGGACACACGGTGTACCCGGAAGCGGTCGAAAGCGTCCTGTTAAGCTTGCCTGGGGTGGCGGACGCTGCTGTGTCGGCCGTAGAAGACCTTCAATGGGGACATCGTCTGATTGCCGTGATAGTATCCGAAGCTTCCACAGAGCCTGTCAGCCACTTGGAGCTGCATGCCTGGTGCCTTAAGCGGTTATCCCCGGCCTTGCGTCCCAGGGATTTCCGCTTCGTTACGGCTCTGCCCAGAACAGCCAGCGGAAAGCTGGATCGCAAAGCCCTGAAATCTATGGTGAAGGAGGAAGATCATGTCCATAGAGCATGA
- a CDS encoding phosphopantetheine-binding protein → MSIEHEDIFFKVRETIAAVAKRLTSEVELDHALVDDLGIDSIQILELLSALEDTFGFELDVDDIRPESFRSVQAVLHFVERKVAS, encoded by the coding sequence ATGTCCATAGAGCATGAAGATATATTCTTTAAGGTGAGAGAAACGATAGCCGCTGTGGCCAAGAGGCTAACCAGCGAGGTCGAGCTGGATCATGCTTTGGTAGACGATCTGGGAATCGACTCCATTCAAATACTGGAGCTTCTGTCGGCGCTGGAGGATACCTTCGGCTTTGAGCTGGATGTGGACGATATTCGCCCGGAATCGTTCCGAAGCGTCCAGGCCGTATTGCATTTTGTAGAACGCAAGGTGGCTTCATGA
- a CDS encoding phenylacetate--CoA ligase family protein, whose protein sequence is MKVFTPGHLQELADELRRTYPFYNPYTDVDFHQLPITDKHLIADNRALFEHPDARRVTESFTSGTTGVPFRCVKTTEEIWTLSLTLYKHRKKWGLPPRHRMLLLSNRLLAEPRSLRHYAELIIREDPHFIQGRASALCALAEYMRDGGYSLPASLLFTQNWGETLHGSQKERIEEVFRVPCVDYYGLEEFWCIAFAGQSGQLEIDESAVYVEIIDPASRLHVEEGEFGELLVTSLIMRSLPYVRYRTGDIGSIRRDPETGRLLLQLLPVRTSQIRLPGAQVHSAVFRYLDKFFWELAAARGVRQFQIVQNTFTSFSVRLATEASPSEFEDVQAKLSAFLHRAAGKPVKLSIETVSRLEADPVSGKIPSFVCRISSNEEGE, encoded by the coding sequence ATGAAGGTGTTCACCCCGGGCCATTTGCAAGAGCTGGCTGACGAATTGCGCAGGACGTACCCGTTTTATAACCCTTATACGGACGTTGATTTCCATCAGCTGCCGATTACAGACAAACACTTGATCGCAGACAACCGCGCCCTTTTCGAACATCCTGATGCAAGGCGGGTGACCGAATCGTTCACCTCGGGAACTACCGGAGTGCCGTTCCGCTGTGTGAAAACTACGGAGGAGATATGGACACTCTCGCTGACCCTGTATAAGCATAGAAAAAAGTGGGGGCTGCCGCCCAGGCACCGGATGCTGCTGCTGAGCAACCGTCTGCTGGCGGAGCCCAGGTCCCTTAGACATTATGCAGAACTGATAATCAGGGAAGATCCTCATTTTATCCAGGGGAGAGCTTCCGCTCTCTGCGCGTTGGCCGAATATATGCGTGACGGGGGATATTCGTTGCCGGCTTCCCTCCTGTTTACCCAGAACTGGGGCGAAACGCTGCATGGCTCTCAGAAAGAACGGATCGAGGAGGTGTTCCGCGTTCCATGCGTAGACTATTACGGTTTGGAAGAGTTCTGGTGTATCGCGTTCGCAGGCCAGAGCGGCCAATTGGAAATCGATGAGTCCGCCGTATATGTGGAAATTATTGATCCGGCCTCAAGACTCCATGTAGAGGAGGGGGAATTCGGCGAATTGTTGGTCACCTCGCTGATCATGAGGAGTCTGCCTTATGTCCGTTACCGGACAGGGGATATCGGAAGTATTCGCAGGGACCCTGAAACCGGCCGTCTCCTTCTTCAACTGCTTCCCGTTCGAACATCCCAGATTCGGCTGCCTGGAGCACAGGTGCATTCCGCCGTCTTCCGGTATTTGGACAAGTTTTTTTGGGAGCTTGCTGCAGCCAGAGGAGTCCGCCAATTTCAGATCGTGCAGAATACATTCACCTCTTTTTCCGTCCGGCTGGCGACTGAAGCCTCGCCAAGCGAGTTCGAGGACGTGCAGGCCAAGCTATCCGCTTTTCTTCACCGAGCGGCGGGCAAGCCGGTGAAATTGTCCATAGAAACCGTCTCAAGGCTCGAAGCCGATCCTGTCAGCGGCAAAATACCGTCCTTTGTTTGCCGTATTTCCTCAAATGAAGAAGGAGAATGA
- a CDS encoding sugar phosphate isomerase/epimerase family protein: protein MLRYARDTGFNGIELWGVHAKALLRQRGQELGGMLDEMFSYGLEINMLSDYIPLMGNIPMDVLLKEWQETVQAAKAFHTDKLRIFAGNLSSQSLDEKDWELCTGRLNILCAVAEREGVYTVVETHPGTAADGLDSTLQLLRQTGHPALKLNLDFLHIWESGADPLAAYERLKPWMVNIHLKNVESRQWLEVFSPDNIYSPSGSRRGIVPLADGEMDCQAIMKRLLMDTTRAPVSLEWFGAIPFEILKSELGWLKGLESDHKLGKVEVTG, encoded by the coding sequence CTGCTCCGTTATGCTCGTGATACGGGCTTCAACGGTATAGAACTGTGGGGCGTGCATGCCAAGGCTTTGCTTCGCCAACGGGGACAGGAGCTGGGAGGTATGCTGGACGAAATGTTCAGCTACGGACTCGAAATCAACATGCTGAGCGATTATATCCCTCTCATGGGGAATATCCCAATGGACGTTCTGCTTAAGGAATGGCAGGAAACCGTACAGGCGGCCAAAGCGTTCCACACAGATAAGCTGAGGATTTTCGCCGGAAACCTGAGCAGTCAATCTCTTGATGAGAAGGACTGGGAGCTTTGCACCGGACGTCTAAATATCCTGTGCGCCGTAGCAGAGAGGGAAGGGGTCTATACAGTGGTTGAGACTCATCCGGGAACCGCTGCCGACGGCTTAGATTCCACACTTCAACTGCTCAGGCAAACCGGCCACCCAGCCTTGAAGCTGAATTTGGACTTTCTGCACATTTGGGAATCGGGCGCTGATCCCCTTGCCGCCTACGAACGCTTGAAGCCATGGATGGTCAATATCCATCTGAAGAATGTGGAATCCCGGCAATGGCTCGAAGTATTCTCTCCTGACAATATATATTCTCCGAGCGGAAGCCGCAGAGGTATCGTACCCTTGGCCGATGGAGAAATGGACTGCCAAGCCATAATGAAGCGCCTTCTCATGGACACTACCCGAGCCCCGGTATCTCTGGAATGGTTCGGAGCCATACCCTTTGAAATCTTAAAGTCGGAGCTGGGCTGGCTTAAAGGGCTGGAGTCCGATCACAAGCTGGGGAAAGTGGAGGTGACTGGATAA
- a CDS encoding ATP-grasp domain-containing protein: MNKAPYVEHLTGTRAPKLWYSNINWEQGKAALDIRLPQINNASGDRLVSQMDLYQIYLADREDLVLLKKAPDPEFLSYLEEEQIAIPSIAIGARSEYTGEFRNRIAVPYLMDEQEEQFLKENGGRWIGPPARLSVELNSKIATRKLCEEIGFPVSDGRICEGLDAIRRTCAELEGRHPGARLVVKTAYGSSGKALFHIHRGPDLEMLLGYLERQISRGGGQPVVTVERWHQVERHLTAQLWLGETDCEILAMTEQRITDAGVYRGSRLHPDLPEALIVAYTGQLQQLGTSLHSRGYEGFLGVDSILDEDGTLIPVIEINARLTMVTYLLKIRKHLLERGFPRMETQSYDFKLHPGAKFAEFAEKVASIRISAEQGGVFVYGFHHDGESADRIRPCRVSTLSWGVDDEAEKLARQGLEEAIMEWRGAVI; the protein is encoded by the coding sequence ATGAATAAAGCACCTTATGTGGAGCATCTGACTGGAACGCGCGCACCGAAGCTCTGGTACTCCAATATTAATTGGGAACAAGGAAAAGCCGCTCTAGATATTCGCTTACCCCAAATTAACAATGCGTCTGGAGACCGGCTCGTATCGCAAATGGATCTCTACCAAATTTATTTGGCTGACCGGGAGGATCTTGTTCTCCTGAAAAAGGCTCCGGATCCTGAATTCCTATCTTATTTGGAAGAAGAGCAGATAGCCATACCCTCAATCGCGATTGGCGCACGGTCTGAATATACGGGTGAGTTTCGCAACCGGATTGCTGTTCCTTACTTGATGGACGAGCAGGAGGAGCAGTTTCTCAAGGAAAACGGAGGGAGATGGATCGGCCCGCCAGCCCGATTGTCCGTGGAACTGAACAGCAAGATCGCAACGCGTAAATTATGCGAAGAAATCGGCTTTCCAGTCAGCGACGGTAGGATATGCGAGGGGCTTGACGCGATCCGCCGTACTTGCGCCGAGTTGGAGGGACGGCATCCTGGAGCCCGGCTGGTTGTAAAAACCGCTTACGGTTCTTCCGGTAAAGCGCTATTCCATATCCATCGAGGCCCGGATTTGGAGATGCTGCTTGGATATTTAGAGAGGCAGATCTCGCGGGGAGGCGGGCAACCGGTGGTGACGGTGGAACGCTGGCATCAGGTCGAGCGCCATCTGACGGCACAGCTCTGGCTGGGGGAAACAGATTGCGAGATCCTGGCTATGACCGAGCAGAGGATTACAGATGCAGGAGTGTACAGGGGGAGCCGTCTGCACCCGGACCTGCCTGAAGCCTTGATCGTGGCTTATACCGGACAGCTGCAGCAGCTGGGTACATCTTTACATTCCCGGGGCTACGAGGGCTTTCTCGGGGTAGACTCCATACTGGATGAAGACGGAACTTTAATACCGGTTATTGAGATCAACGCCCGTCTTACCATGGTCACGTATTTGCTGAAGATTCGCAAGCACTTGCTCGAACGCGGGTTTCCTAGAATGGAGACTCAATCCTATGATTTCAAGCTCCACCCTGGAGCCAAATTTGCAGAATTTGCCGAAAAGGTGGCATCGATAAGGATCTCTGCCGAACAAGGCGGGGTATTCGTGTATGGTTTCCACCATGATGGGGAATCTGCAGACCGTATCCGGCCTTGCAGGGTCTCGACTCTGAGCTGGGGTGTGGACGATGAAGCGGAGAAGCTTGCCCGTCAAGGGCTGGAGGAAGCAATCATGGAATGGAGGGGAGCTGTCATATGA
- a CDS encoding arsinothricin resistance N-acetyltransferase ArsN1 family A, with the protein MSTLTVRQATPEDIQSILRIYNQGIEDRIATLETETKDSSYMESWFNDHQGRFSVWVAEREGEVMGWASLNPYSHRCAYNGVADLSVYIDRSFRGQGVGSSLLESLHKVAKENSFYKMVLFTFPFNESGQGLYRKMGYRQVGVFEKQGLMDGAFIDVMIMEKLL; encoded by the coding sequence ATTAGTACTTTAACTGTTCGTCAGGCCACACCTGAGGATATTCAAAGCATTCTTCGTATCTACAATCAGGGGATCGAGGACCGGATCGCTACACTTGAAACAGAAACGAAAGACTCTTCATATATGGAATCATGGTTCAACGATCACCAAGGCCGTTTCAGCGTTTGGGTTGCTGAACGCGAAGGTGAAGTCATGGGCTGGGCCTCACTGAACCCATATTCTCACCGGTGCGCTTATAACGGCGTCGCTGACCTTTCTGTATATATTGATCGAAGCTTTCGTGGGCAAGGTGTAGGCAGCTCCCTCCTGGAATCCTTACACAAGGTAGCAAAAGAAAATAGCTTTTATAAAATGGTTCTCTTTACCTTTCCGTTTAATGAGAGTGGTCAAGGATTGTATCGAAAAATGGGCTACCGGCAGGTTGGTGTATTTGAGAAGCAAGGATTGATGGACGGAGCGTTCATTGATGTGATGATTATGGAGAAGCTACTATAA